A window from Methanomassiliicoccus sp. encodes these proteins:
- a CDS encoding NADH-quinone oxidoreductase subunit J, whose amino-acid sequence MPIEWDLLFFLIIAAVTIIAAVAVIWSKEIVRSVVWLTLTFLCVGLVYIFLNAEYLAMIQITIYVGAVAVLMLFGIMLTKRRLLGGNRDE is encoded by the coding sequence ATGCCAATCGAGTGGGATTTACTATTCTTCCTGATCATCGCCGCCGTGACCATAATCGCGGCCGTGGCGGTCATATGGTCCAAGGAGATCGTCCGTAGCGTGGTGTGGCTCACCCTGACCTTCCTATGTGTCGGTTTGGTGTACATTTTCCTCAATGCGGAATATCTGGCCATGATCCAGATCACCATATACGTCGGGGCGGTGGCAGTCCTGATGCTGTTCGGTATCATGCTCACCAAGCGCCGTCTGCTGGGAGGTAACCGTGATGAATAA
- a CDS encoding 4Fe-4S binding protein gives MAEKKKNRQKELGLTGFIFKPMWLTLKQTYKASRHRPNTVQYPWEKLVLPDVFRGRPGLIFDKCIGCGICMRICPNRCIELIEVEDLKHEEGKPPAKVKRPRVNVGRCMMCGYCAEYCPTDAMIVTPEYELSSFTREEMIYDPYKLQFPGVPGNEVHIEEVLPSELKKGVAPRPHVKNVDIPVVEDKKCISCSRCAKDCPVDAVKMVEVGVNEKGRPIKRPVFDKEKCVSCETCVEVCPKDALKMQEVQ, from the coding sequence ATGGCTGAGAAGAAAAAGAATAGACAAAAGGAGCTCGGCCTTACTGGCTTTATCTTTAAGCCCATGTGGCTGACCCTGAAGCAGACCTACAAGGCCAGCAGGCACCGGCCAAACACGGTCCAGTACCCCTGGGAGAAGCTCGTCCTCCCGGACGTATTCCGCGGCCGGCCGGGACTGATATTCGACAAGTGCATCGGGTGCGGCATCTGCATGCGCATCTGCCCCAACCGATGCATCGAACTCATCGAGGTCGAGGACCTTAAGCACGAGGAGGGCAAGCCTCCGGCCAAGGTCAAGCGGCCTCGGGTCAACGTCGGCAGGTGCATGATGTGCGGCTACTGCGCCGAGTACTGCCCCACCGACGCCATGATCGTGACCCCGGAATACGAACTGTCCTCCTTTACGAGGGAAGAAATGATCTACGATCCCTACAAGCTGCAGTTCCCTGGAGTCCCCGGAAACGAGGTGCATATCGAGGAAGTGCTGCCCTCGGAGCTGAAGAAGGGGGTCGCCCCCCGGCCCCATGTCAAGAACGTGGACATACCGGTGGTGGAAGATAAGAAGTGCATAAGCTGCTCCCGATGTGCCAAGGACTGCCCAGTAGATGCGGTCAAGATGGTCGAGGTCGGGGTCAACGAGAAGGGCAGGCCGATCAAGCGCCCGGTATTCGACAAGGAGAAGTGCGTCTCCTGCGAGACCTGCGTTGAGGTCTGTCCCAAGGATGCCTTGAAGATGCAGGAGGTGCAGTGA
- the nuoH gene encoding NADH-quinone oxidoreductase subunit NuoH gives MVDIIGAIVGWIGFHGVQHWLGTPGVLNFVTILIVGLIVFIVGMLVSITLIWQERKELGRLMDRRGTQVGPIGLFQNFADALKVLVKEHIVPEAADSLVYNVAPVLIIGISLLMFVTIPYSPGFYMSNSQLGVLLTFALFGIVPFAVLLGGWASNNKYTLIGGMRAAAQTIAYEVPLLLSVVGVIILAGSLNFFDIVQWQQDNVWLIVPMIIGALVFTISMIAELERVPFDLPEAEAELVEGWQTEYGGMRFGLIMMSEYARGFVGASLFTLLFLGGWDMPSFLNFVPDGIWFLLKMFIVFGIIIWIRGAMPRIRTDQILNLGWKRLLPLASLNIAIAIVFKTLGWL, from the coding sequence ATGGTCGACATCATCGGAGCGATTGTCGGATGGATAGGTTTCCATGGCGTACAGCACTGGCTCGGTACCCCCGGCGTCCTCAACTTCGTGACCATCCTCATTGTTGGACTGATCGTGTTCATAGTAGGCATGCTGGTATCAATCACCTTGATCTGGCAGGAGAGGAAGGAGCTTGGCCGGCTTATGGACCGCCGCGGTACCCAGGTCGGTCCGATCGGCCTGTTCCAGAACTTCGCCGATGCCCTCAAGGTGTTGGTAAAGGAGCACATCGTACCAGAAGCGGCGGATAGCCTTGTTTACAACGTCGCCCCGGTGCTCATCATAGGCATCTCGTTGCTGATGTTCGTTACCATCCCATACAGCCCAGGGTTCTACATGTCGAACTCCCAGCTGGGAGTCCTGCTGACATTCGCGCTGTTCGGCATCGTGCCCTTCGCGGTCCTGTTGGGAGGCTGGGCGTCCAACAACAAGTATACCCTCATCGGAGGGATGCGTGCGGCCGCCCAGACCATCGCTTACGAGGTTCCGCTGTTGCTGTCCGTGGTCGGCGTCATCATCCTCGCTGGCAGCCTCAACTTTTTTGATATAGTCCAATGGCAGCAGGACAATGTATGGCTTATCGTGCCGATGATCATCGGCGCCTTGGTTTTCACCATCTCCATGATAGCTGAGCTGGAGCGAGTTCCGTTCGACCTGCCAGAGGCCGAAGCCGAACTGGTCGAAGGCTGGCAGACGGAGTATGGTGGAATGAGGTTCGGACTCATCATGATGTCCGAGTATGCCCGGGGGTTCGTCGGAGCCTCTCTTTTCACCCTTCTGTTCCTGGGTGGATGGGACATGCCGAGCTTCCTGAACTTCGTCCCCGATGGCATATGGTTCCTGCTGAAGATGTTCATCGTGTTCGGCATCATCATCTGGATCAGAGGAGCGATGCCCAGAATCAGGACCGACCAGATCCTGAACCTCGGCTGGAAGAGACTGTTGCCCCTGGCCTCTCTCAACATCGCCATTGCTATCGTTTTCAAGACCCTGGGGTGGTTGTGA
- a CDS encoding NADH-quinone oxidoreductase subunit D, protein MAEMWINMGPQHPMTHGLWNMRVKVDGETITDAEPVIGYLHRGWEKMVENRRYPQIIPMADRLCYGSSFTWSHVYCMAAEDLMGVEVPERAKYIRAMSDELQRIGNHLMWLAAIGPDLGNLTIFLYAIREREMFLDLFQSLCGARMTYNYCRIGGVRNAAPPNWERDLVRTLDYFEKRMDEYEDLVDRNKVFRMRMEGLAPMSGKDAINLGFTGPVLRASGVKYDIRHNDPYEIYDELDWHMCTAEEGDTYARYRVRMDEMRMSMQIVRDILKKMPKDGPIRVKPPRNAPVGTGFARMEDPRGESLIYIIGDGTDQPFRVKVRSPLYVILSGSKYLLQGYKVADVPSILGMIDVCMGETDR, encoded by the coding sequence ATGGCAGAGATGTGGATAAACATGGGCCCTCAGCACCCCATGACTCATGGGCTGTGGAATATGAGGGTCAAGGTCGACGGTGAGACCATCACCGACGCAGAGCCGGTCATCGGCTACCTGCACCGCGGCTGGGAGAAGATGGTGGAGAACCGCCGTTACCCCCAGATCATCCCCATGGCCGACCGGTTGTGCTACGGCTCCTCTTTCACCTGGAGCCACGTGTATTGCATGGCCGCCGAGGATCTCATGGGAGTAGAGGTTCCCGAGCGGGCGAAATACATTCGGGCGATGTCCGATGAGCTGCAGAGGATCGGTAACCACCTCATGTGGCTCGCCGCCATCGGGCCGGACCTGGGTAACCTGACCATCTTCCTGTACGCCATTCGCGAAAGGGAGATGTTCCTGGACCTGTTCCAGTCGCTGTGCGGGGCCAGGATGACCTATAATTATTGCCGCATCGGCGGCGTGAGGAACGCCGCTCCCCCCAACTGGGAACGTGACCTCGTCCGCACCCTCGATTACTTCGAGAAGAGGATGGACGAGTATGAGGATCTGGTGGACCGCAACAAGGTCTTCCGCATGAGGATGGAGGGCCTTGCCCCAATGTCCGGTAAGGATGCCATCAATCTCGGTTTCACCGGCCCGGTCCTGAGAGCCAGCGGCGTGAAGTATGATATTCGCCACAACGACCCCTACGAGATCTACGACGAACTGGACTGGCACATGTGCACTGCCGAGGAAGGCGACACCTATGCCCGTTACCGCGTGCGCATGGACGAGATGAGGATGTCCATGCAGATCGTCAGGGACATACTGAAGAAGATGCCCAAGGACGGCCCCATAAGAGTAAAGCCGCCTCGCAACGCCCCGGTGGGCACTGGATTCGCCAGGATGGAGGACCCCCGTGGGGAGAGTCTCATCTATATCATCGGTGATGGCACCGACCAGCCCTTCCGTGTGAAGGTCAGGAGCCCCTTGTATGTGATCCTCTCGGGCTCAAAGTACCTGCTCCAGGGCTACAAGGTTGCCGATGTCCCCTCAATCCTGGGCATGATCGATGTCTGCATGGGCGAGACGGATAGGTGA
- a CDS encoding NADH-quinone oxidoreductase subunit C, whose product MAEDVSYTVEQVKSKISEAFPTAVKFESKTKPRRLFMTADKGSLLNLAKMMKEQLGFDQCSLVTGVDRCDRMQAVYHLTSYTSNITAEIVVDLPRDNPEVDSIAPLWGGANWHEREAYDMFGIIFKGHPKLERLLLPADYTFFPMRKDCDKGRD is encoded by the coding sequence ATGGCAGAAGACGTTTCCTATACTGTTGAGCAAGTGAAGAGCAAGATCTCCGAGGCGTTCCCCACCGCGGTCAAGTTCGAGAGCAAGACCAAGCCGCGGCGCCTGTTCATGACTGCGGACAAGGGTTCCTTGTTGAACCTCGCCAAGATGATGAAGGAACAGCTAGGCTTCGACCAATGCAGCCTCGTCACCGGTGTTGACCGGTGCGATCGTATGCAGGCGGTCTACCACCTGACTTCCTATACTAGCAACATCACCGCCGAGATCGTGGTGGACCTTCCCCGCGACAACCCCGAGGTCGACTCCATCGCCCCCCTGTGGGGAGGAGCGAACTGGCATGAGAGGGAGGCCTATGACATGTTCGGCATCATTTTCAAGGGGCACCCCAAGCTGGAGAGGCTCCTGCTCCCGGCCGACTACACCTTCTTCCCGATGAGGAAGGACTGCGACAAGGGGAGGGATTAA
- a CDS encoding NADH-quinone oxidoreductase subunit B family protein, protein MDLSAYPNAIAMSAKEFVAWSTNVMDDIVRATGVKKALDKTMDPLLNWGVRNSMYPLHFGIACCALEMAACSGPRYDNERLGLVFRSSPRQCDVLLVNGWVTKKLRPSLRRLYEEMPEPKWTIAMGECAISGGPWYDSYNVVQGVDTFIPVDVYIPGCPPRPEALIDGFLKLHQKIKKSKIGAFMED, encoded by the coding sequence ATGGATTTGAGCGCGTACCCCAATGCTATCGCAATGAGCGCCAAGGAGTTCGTGGCGTGGTCCACGAACGTCATGGACGACATCGTCCGCGCCACCGGCGTAAAGAAGGCGCTCGACAAGACGATGGATCCCCTTCTGAACTGGGGCGTCCGTAACTCGATGTACCCGCTGCACTTCGGCATTGCGTGCTGCGCCCTGGAGATGGCTGCCTGCTCCGGTCCCCGTTATGACAACGAGAGGCTGGGGCTGGTCTTCAGATCCTCACCAAGGCAGTGCGATGTCTTGCTGGTCAATGGCTGGGTCACCAAGAAGCTGAGGCCATCCCTCCGGCGACTCTACGAGGAGATGCCCGAACCCAAGTGGACCATCGCCATGGGCGAATGCGCCATCTCCGGCGGCCCGTGGTACGATTCCTACAATGTGGTCCAGGGCGTTGACACTTTCATCCCGGTGGACGTCTACATCCCCGGTTGCCCCCCGAGGCCAGAGGCTCTCATCGACGGGTTCCTCAAATTGCACCAGAAGATCAAGAAGTCGAAGATCGGCGCGTTCATGGAAGACTGA
- a CDS encoding NADH-quinone oxidoreductase subunit A — protein sequence MLLDTYLPIAIFAVIALGTPAFAFWMTKFFRPTRMTALKRETYECGEVPIGVARVQFHFQFYMFAIIFVVFDIVTIFLMIWALDFANLSFDAKMLMLAFFGLLLVGVFYALKKEERIWI from the coding sequence ATGCTCTTGGACACCTATTTGCCAATAGCAATCTTTGCAGTTATAGCTCTAGGCACGCCCGCTTTTGCGTTCTGGATGACGAAATTCTTCAGACCTACCAGAATGACGGCTTTGAAGCGGGAGACCTACGAGTGCGGTGAGGTCCCCATCGGAGTAGCCCGGGTCCAGTTCCATTTCCAGTTCTATATGTTCGCAATCATTTTCGTTGTTTTTGACATTGTGACCATTTTCTTGATGATCTGGGCCTTGGACTTCGCCAACCTCTCCTTTGACGCAAAGATGCTGATGCTTGCCTTCTTCGGATTGCTCCTGGTTGGGGTGTTCTACGCCCTAAAGAAGGAGGAGAGAATATGGATTTGA
- a CDS encoding type 1 glutamine amidotransferase domain-containing protein: MRVAIFTEDMYEDVEFWYPYYRLKEAGHHPVVIGSGRKEGFEGKHGVPNKADMSIKDARSADFDAVVVPGGYAPDKMRLHPEFAQLVRLVHDEGKLVASLCHGPWILASAGILNGRKVTCWPSLKDDMMNAGARYQDQAVVVDGNIITSRMPDDLPVFMAEVVRFLGPGQEARGERITTVSASGR, translated from the coding sequence ATGAGGGTCGCGATATTCACCGAGGACATGTACGAGGACGTCGAGTTTTGGTATCCCTACTACCGCCTCAAGGAGGCAGGGCACCACCCGGTAGTGATCGGTTCCGGTCGAAAGGAAGGCTTCGAGGGCAAGCACGGAGTGCCTAACAAGGCCGATATGTCGATCAAGGACGCCCGTTCTGCGGACTTCGACGCAGTGGTGGTCCCGGGAGGCTACGCTCCCGACAAGATGCGTCTGCACCCAGAGTTCGCGCAGCTCGTACGCCTGGTGCACGATGAGGGCAAACTGGTGGCATCGCTGTGCCACGGCCCGTGGATCCTAGCGTCGGCGGGCATCCTGAACGGGCGCAAGGTCACTTGCTGGCCATCCCTCAAGGACGACATGATGAACGCCGGGGCGCGGTACCAGGACCAGGCGGTCGTGGTCGACGGAAACATCATCACCTCGCGCATGCCCGACGACCTGCCCGTGTTCATGGCTGAGGTGGTCCGCTTCCTCGGGCCGGGTCAGGAAGCGAGGGGCGAGCGGATCACCACGGTCTCGGCAAGCGGCCGTTGA
- the proC gene encoding pyrroline-5-carboxylate reductase yields the protein MSKRFGFIGAGNMAEAMMKGMISSGVCTPSELIASEVVPERRDYVARTLGISVTADNVEVVREANTIVLAVKPNIVAPVLDELKPMLGADHLVISIAAGVKISFIEAHLNWGVRVIRVMPNQPCLVGASASAFALGKSAKKEDKDTVQKILDSVGVAFAMDEKLLDAVTGLSGSGPAYIYLVIEALADGGVLAGLPRDVAQTLAAQTVLGAAKTVLEVKGHPAQFKDMVTSPAGTTIEGMRVLEEAAVRGAFMDAVDAATKRSQELGKS from the coding sequence ATGAGCAAGAGGTTCGGGTTCATTGGTGCCGGCAACATGGCCGAGGCGATGATGAAAGGTATGATATCTTCAGGCGTATGCACCCCCAGCGAGCTCATCGCCAGCGAGGTCGTTCCCGAGCGACGGGACTATGTGGCCCGCACTCTGGGGATATCGGTCACCGCCGATAACGTGGAGGTGGTCAGGGAGGCCAACACCATCGTGCTGGCAGTGAAGCCCAATATCGTCGCTCCGGTCCTCGACGAGCTGAAGCCAATGCTCGGGGCGGACCATCTGGTGATCTCAATCGCCGCGGGGGTCAAGATCTCGTTCATCGAGGCTCACCTCAACTGGGGAGTAAGGGTCATCCGGGTGATGCCCAACCAGCCCTGCCTGGTAGGGGCTTCAGCCTCTGCCTTTGCCTTGGGCAAGTCGGCTAAGAAGGAGGACAAGGACACCGTGCAGAAGATCCTCGACTCCGTAGGGGTCGCCTTCGCCATGGACGAGAAGCTGCTCGATGCCGTCACCGGCCTGAGCGGTAGCGGCCCGGCGTACATCTACCTAGTCATCGAGGCCCTGGCCGACGGCGGGGTGCTGGCCGGTCTGCCGCGGGACGTGGCCCAGACCCTGGCGGCCCAGACCGTGCTGGGTGCGGCCAAGACGGTGCTCGAGGTGAAGGGCCATCCGGCGCAGTTCAAGGACATGGTCACCTCGCCGGCGGGCACCACCATCGAGGGCATGCGGGTGCTGGAAGAGGCGGCAGTGCGCGGGGCGTTCATGGATGCGGTGGACGCCGCCACCAAGCGGTCCCAGGAGCTGGGTAAGAGCTAA
- a CDS encoding TIGR04190 family B12-binding domain/radical SAM domain protein: protein MHREDIIFLHAPSVYDFRKRSIFYGPVSDLVPSTPVFEMYPFGFTTMANRLSKEGYRVRIINLASMMLNDRRLDVEALLGKLRADVFGIDLHWLPHAHGSLAVADIVKKLHPESKVLFGGFSSSYFHEELITYPQVDLVLRGDSVEEPLANLMAALEKGGDLSSVPNLTWKRDGKVTVNPLTCVPEDLDYLDIDYGWIIKSVIRHRDLEGAKPFKDWDRYPLTAVFTVRGCNQSCAVCGGSCGAMRRVLGRTRPAFRSPENVAQDIADVQAFIDAPVFVVGDVRQNGDRYSERFFRRCRELGVDDNVVLELFTPAPASYFEEARQTFDRYSIQFSPDSHEEKVRNALGRRFDNASMEKSISNALANDCQRFDMFFMIGLPEQTPSSAIESANYTRKLYAQNGNDHRLLIYTSPLAPFLDPGSFAFENPGKFGYRLFARTLEEHRARLENPNWRDVLSYETVNLTRDQIVQASYDAADLLNQVRVEVGLMTAEELKEREARSMDARQLMGEVDLAMELKDRNEREATLARLKQRGDDLMESTICQKRDLEWDSPSVFRSIPKVMYSLVFRRRPRSG, encoded by the coding sequence ATGCACCGGGAAGACATCATCTTCTTACATGCTCCCAGCGTCTACGATTTCAGGAAGCGCTCCATCTTCTACGGCCCGGTAAGCGATCTGGTGCCGTCGACCCCGGTCTTCGAGATGTACCCCTTCGGCTTCACCACCATGGCCAATCGGCTGAGCAAGGAAGGCTACCGGGTGCGCATCATCAATCTGGCCAGCATGATGCTGAACGATCGCCGGCTGGACGTCGAGGCCCTGCTGGGCAAGCTGCGCGCGGACGTCTTCGGCATCGATCTCCACTGGCTCCCCCACGCCCACGGCTCGCTGGCGGTGGCCGATATCGTCAAGAAGCTGCACCCTGAGTCCAAGGTACTGTTCGGCGGGTTCTCGTCCTCCTATTTCCACGAGGAGCTCATAACCTACCCTCAAGTGGACCTTGTGCTAAGAGGTGACTCCGTCGAAGAGCCCCTGGCCAATCTCATGGCTGCGCTGGAGAAGGGCGGGGACCTGTCCTCGGTCCCCAACCTGACCTGGAAGAGGGACGGCAAGGTTACCGTGAACCCCCTAACCTGCGTGCCGGAGGACCTCGACTACTTGGACATCGACTACGGCTGGATCATCAAGTCGGTGATCAGGCACCGCGACCTTGAGGGAGCCAAGCCGTTCAAGGACTGGGACCGCTACCCGCTGACCGCGGTGTTCACCGTCCGTGGATGCAACCAGAGCTGCGCGGTCTGCGGCGGCAGCTGCGGAGCTATGCGCAGAGTGCTGGGTCGGACCCGGCCCGCCTTCCGCAGCCCGGAGAACGTGGCCCAGGACATCGCCGACGTGCAAGCGTTCATCGATGCCCCGGTCTTTGTTGTCGGTGACGTCAGGCAGAACGGGGACCGTTATTCGGAGCGGTTCTTCCGCCGGTGCCGCGAGCTGGGCGTGGACGACAACGTCGTCCTGGAGCTGTTCACCCCCGCCCCCGCCTCCTACTTCGAGGAGGCCCGGCAGACCTTCGACCGCTACTCCATTCAGTTCTCACCGGACTCCCACGAGGAGAAGGTCCGAAATGCCCTGGGGCGGCGGTTCGACAACGCGTCGATGGAGAAGAGCATAAGCAACGCACTGGCCAACGACTGCCAGCGGTTCGATATGTTCTTCATGATCGGCCTGCCCGAGCAGACCCCTTCCTCGGCCATCGAGTCCGCTAACTACACTCGCAAGCTGTACGCTCAGAACGGCAACGACCACCGTCTCCTGATATATACCTCCCCCCTCGCTCCGTTCCTGGACCCTGGCAGCTTCGCCTTCGAGAACCCCGGGAAGTTCGGCTACCGCCTGTTTGCCCGCACCCTGGAGGAGCACCGGGCCCGGCTGGAGAACCCCAACTGGAGGGATGTGCTGTCGTACGAGACCGTCAACCTCACAAGGGACCAGATCGTTCAGGCGTCCTACGACGCCGCGGATCTCCTCAATCAGGTCCGGGTCGAGGTCGGCCTCATGACCGCCGAAGAGCTGAAAGAAAGGGAGGCGAGGTCCATGGACGCCCGCCAGCTTATGGGCGAGGTCGACCTGGCCATGGAGCTGAAGGATCGAAATGAAAGGGAGGCCACCTTGGCGAGGTTAAAGCAGAGGGGCGATGATCTCATGGAATCGACCATCTGCCAGAAGAGGGACCTGGAATGGGATTCCCCCAGCGTGTTCCGTTCCATCCCCAAAGTGATGTACTCCCTGGTGTTCCGGCGGAGACCGAGGTCCGGTTAG
- the uppS gene encoding polyprenyl diphosphate synthase: MSEEHEEGKAIKDEISRVIASTAYNAYEKRLMKEVRESKMPNHVAVIMDGNRRFAKEFGLTTAEGHAKGKDKLEELLDWCMELGVKVLTVYAFSTENLKRDLDEVESLMKLFEDNFYRLGDDERVHRYQIKVTVLGQKDLLPDNVKEAIDYAERKTAGYSNYFYNIATAYGSRQEIIQAIKQIAQKVKDGELEVDDIDERTFSNYLYTADFPDPDLILRTSGEERISNFLLWQLAYAELYFTDVYWPGFRKIDFLRAIRSYQLRQRRFGK, translated from the coding sequence ATGTCCGAAGAGCACGAGGAGGGCAAGGCGATCAAGGATGAGATCTCCAGAGTCATTGCCAGCACAGCATATAACGCCTACGAGAAGCGGCTGATGAAGGAGGTCCGGGAGAGTAAGATGCCTAACCACGTGGCGGTCATCATGGACGGCAACCGCCGCTTCGCCAAGGAGTTCGGCCTTACCACAGCCGAGGGTCACGCCAAGGGGAAGGACAAGCTGGAGGAGCTTCTGGATTGGTGCATGGAGCTGGGAGTGAAGGTCCTTACGGTGTACGCGTTCTCCACCGAGAACCTCAAGCGAGACCTCGATGAGGTGGAGAGCCTGATGAAGCTGTTCGAGGACAACTTCTACCGGCTGGGCGATGATGAGCGCGTCCACCGCTACCAGATCAAGGTCACCGTGCTGGGCCAGAAGGACCTTCTGCCAGATAACGTCAAAGAGGCTATCGACTACGCCGAGAGGAAGACCGCAGGATACTCGAACTATTTTTACAACATCGCCACCGCCTACGGTTCGCGGCAGGAGATCATCCAGGCCATCAAGCAGATCGCCCAGAAGGTCAAAGATGGGGAGCTGGAGGTCGACGATATCGACGAACGGACCTTCTCCAACTATCTATACACTGCGGACTTCCCAGACCCCGACCTCATATTGCGGACCTCAGGCGAGGAGCGCATCTCCAACTTCCTGCTATGGCAGCTGGCCTACGCCGAACTATACTTCACCGACGTCTACTGGCCTGGCTTCCGCAAGATCGATTTCCTGAGGGCCATCCGCTCCTACCAGCTGCGGCAGCGCAGGTTCGGGAAATAA
- a CDS encoding DUF1743 domain-containing protein, producing MSVVLTPDQITSKYGKLFCKGIYTLVDERNGVATIIEECMAKGPVEWDAANRRRAGGALTDIRVEGTTLIMDAIIGEREVSFGPASKDVGGQGLKALRVEGDRVITTWVGLAGASVGIGACMPQGPGTIEAVYPDDVKIGGAHRVEVSVVTPKLVRVIYSVDDTDTKEKGASWVLMLQMARAIKLGHYLEHKIVQLNPNVPEKTTNCVAVGVSFAVAEGDVPALTEEVIKFIKDHTVSENTTLAVFQGLKVPEEVVSYGRKAKREILKVEEARGVAERNGVRLVEVTGKRGTIGAVAGIGCFDLGLEAAGLPEDALR from the coding sequence ATGTCCGTTGTATTGACGCCAGACCAGATAACCAGCAAGTACGGCAAATTGTTCTGCAAGGGCATCTATACCCTGGTGGATGAGAGGAACGGCGTGGCTACCATCATCGAAGAGTGCATGGCCAAGGGCCCGGTGGAATGGGACGCGGCGAACCGCCGGCGGGCGGGAGGAGCGCTCACCGACATTCGGGTCGAGGGCACCACCCTGATCATGGATGCGATCATCGGCGAACGGGAGGTCAGCTTCGGCCCCGCGTCAAAGGATGTGGGAGGCCAGGGTCTGAAGGCGCTGCGGGTCGAGGGCGACCGGGTCATCACCACCTGGGTCGGCCTGGCCGGAGCCAGCGTTGGAATAGGGGCATGCATGCCTCAGGGGCCCGGGACCATCGAGGCAGTATACCCCGATGATGTCAAGATCGGAGGCGCCCACCGGGTCGAGGTCAGCGTGGTCACCCCTAAGCTGGTCCGGGTAATCTATTCCGTAGACGACACCGACACCAAGGAGAAGGGGGCATCGTGGGTTCTCATGCTCCAGATGGCCAGAGCGATAAAGCTGGGGCATTACCTTGAGCACAAGATCGTGCAGCTCAACCCCAATGTGCCGGAGAAGACCACCAACTGCGTGGCGGTAGGGGTCTCATTTGCCGTCGCGGAAGGGGACGTCCCGGCATTGACCGAGGAAGTCATCAAGTTCATCAAGGACCATACTGTGAGCGAGAACACCACTCTCGCCGTCTTCCAGGGCCTCAAGGTCCCGGAGGAGGTCGTGAGCTACGGCAGGAAGGCCAAGCGGGAGATCCTCAAGGTCGAGGAGGCCCGAGGGGTGGCCGAGCGCAACGGCGTGCGCCTGGTCGAGGTCACCGGTAAGCGGGGGACCATCGGGGCGGTGGCCGGGATCGGCTGCTTCGACCTGGGGTTGGAAGCGGCTGGACTGCCCGAGGATGCATTGCGGTAG
- a CDS encoding DUF2797 domain-containing protein — translation MPERAVQGGEAAFPLDKHILSYHWDDFEPHLTIYDRAARKVDELPLDRLALAVGGERTCVGRFDEHGYRPCPADRRVGRFETCQACAAPWIPVLDCVFEPQCNGDRCDHPEFCVRRHLVYLASFGNLIKVGMTSASRLRERAIEQGADAVRPIFECRDRREARTLEKETSRRFKIPQEIRISRVARTWTGRPSKEAMQHVHEHYLDRIGRWRQPVEAELTFLDAYPLRTMPRSPPQAARTEGVHRGEVLGVKGRFMIYRDDRTGRSMLLNLSDLPARNVAVLE, via the coding sequence ATGCCTGAGCGCGCGGTTCAGGGCGGGGAGGCGGCGTTCCCGCTCGACAAGCACATCCTGTCCTACCACTGGGACGATTTTGAACCGCATCTTACCATTTATGATCGGGCGGCCCGCAAGGTCGATGAGCTGCCCCTCGACCGCCTTGCCCTCGCCGTGGGGGGCGAGAGGACGTGCGTGGGGCGGTTCGACGAGCATGGCTACCGCCCCTGTCCTGCCGACCGGCGGGTTGGTCGGTTCGAGACCTGCCAAGCGTGCGCTGCGCCCTGGATCCCGGTGCTTGATTGTGTCTTCGAGCCACAATGCAACGGAGACCGTTGCGATCATCCCGAGTTCTGCGTCCGGAGGCATCTGGTGTACCTCGCCTCCTTCGGCAACCTTATCAAGGTGGGCATGACCAGCGCCTCGAGGCTGAGGGAGCGGGCCATCGAGCAGGGGGCGGACGCGGTGCGGCCGATCTTCGAGTGCCGGGACCGTCGGGAGGCCCGGACCCTAGAAAAAGAAACATCCCGTCGTTTCAAGATCCCTCAGGAGATCAGGATCTCGAGGGTGGCGAGGACGTGGACCGGGCGGCCCTCGAAGGAGGCGATGCAGCATGTGCATGAGCATTATCTCGATCGCATCGGCCGCTGGCGGCAGCCTGTGGAGGCTGAGCTCACGTTCCTCGACGCCTATCCGCTGCGGACGATGCCGAGGTCCCCACCCCAAGCGGCGAGGACCGAGGGAGTTCATCGCGGCGAGGTGCTGGGCGTCAAGGGTCGATTCATGATCTACCGTGATGACCGCACTGGACGTTCGATGTTGCTCAACCTCAGCGACCTACCGGCCAGGAACGTCGCCGTCCTGGAGTGA